In Leptolyngbya sp. NIES-2104, the genomic window TGAAGCGATCGCGCCAATGAAAAAGATCGCCGGAACTGCCAACGTGTGCACAGCCAACCAGCGGACGGTAAAAATCGGATATGAAATCGGTTCGTTCGGAGTGTTGCTTGTCAT contains:
- the psbF gene encoding cytochrome b559 subunit beta codes for the protein MTSNTPNEPISYPIFTVRWLAVHTLAVPAIFFIGAIASMQFIQR